Proteins encoded within one genomic window of Nonomuraea gerenzanensis:
- a CDS encoding PIG-L deacetylase family protein — protein sequence MTDQLKPMPDDWQRALAIVAHPDDLEYGCASAVAVWTDAGRSVTYLLATRGEAGIDTLEPAKAGPVREREQRASAAVAGVTEVEFLDHPDGVIEYGVALRRELAAAIRRHRPELVITLNYEDTWGGTYWNTPDHRAVGRAVMDAVGDAGNRWIFPDTEAEPWNGVRWIAVAGSDTPTHAVDVTDGLERGVRSLLEHRAYIEALTDEDPETYARTLIEGFAREQGERFGGRPAVTFRLFPR from the coding sequence ATGACGGATCAGTTGAAGCCCATGCCGGACGACTGGCAGCGCGCACTGGCCATCGTGGCTCACCCCGACGACCTCGAGTACGGCTGCGCCTCCGCCGTGGCCGTCTGGACCGACGCGGGACGCAGCGTCACCTACCTGCTCGCCACCAGGGGCGAGGCGGGCATCGACACCCTGGAGCCGGCCAAGGCGGGCCCGGTGCGCGAGCGCGAGCAGCGGGCCAGCGCCGCCGTGGCCGGGGTGACGGAGGTGGAGTTCCTCGACCACCCCGACGGAGTGATCGAGTACGGCGTCGCGCTGCGGCGGGAGCTGGCCGCCGCCATCCGCAGGCACCGCCCCGAGCTGGTGATCACGCTGAACTACGAGGACACCTGGGGAGGCACGTACTGGAACACCCCCGACCACCGCGCGGTCGGCCGGGCGGTGATGGACGCGGTCGGGGACGCCGGAAATCGCTGGATATTTCCGGATACGGAGGCCGAGCCCTGGAACGGCGTGCGGTGGATCGCCGTCGCCGGGTCCGACACCCCCACCCACGCCGTGGACGTCACCGACGGCCTGGAGCGGGGCGTGCGCTCGCTCCTGGAGCACCGCGCCTACATCGAGGCCCTCACCGACGAGGACCCGGAGACGTACGCCCGCACACTCATCGAGGGATTCGCCCGGGAACAGGGGGAACGTTTCGGTGGTCGCCCCGCGGTGACATTCCGCCTTTTCCCCCGCTAA
- a CDS encoding TM2 domain-containing protein — protein MQKSWLAAVLLCFFLGVIGVHRFYVGKIGTGILMIVTLGGFGVWVLIDFIMILIGKFTDKQGQPLAK, from the coding sequence ATGCAGAAGTCCTGGCTCGCCGCCGTCTTACTCTGCTTCTTCCTCGGTGTCATCGGCGTGCACCGCTTCTACGTAGGCAAGATCGGGACCGGCATCCTGATGATCGTCACGCTCGGCGGTTTCGGCGTCTGGGTGCTGATCGACTTCATCATGATCCTCATCGGCAAGTTCACCGACAAGCAGGGTCAGCCGCTGGCCAAGTAA
- the thrS gene encoding threonine--tRNA ligase, protein MSAELRITLAGAERVVAAGTTAGEALEADGRTVIAARVNGEARDLAHQVADGDVVEPVEISSEEGRAIVRHSTAHVMAQAVQELFPEAKLGIGPPVENGFYYDFDVAQAFNPDDLKRIEKRMREIVKQGQLFSRRPVSDDEAREELAAEPYKLELIGLKGGAAEEESVEVGAGQLTIYDNLDAKSGELCWKDLCRGPHVPSTRSIPAFKLMRSGGAYWRGSEKNPQLQRIYGTAWESRDKQDEYLKLLEEAEKRDHRKLGAELDLFSFPPELGSGLPIFHPKGGIIRKEMEDYMRRRQAEAGYEFVNTPHLTKSSLFETSGHLPWYADDMFPAFELDGTEYRVKPMNCPMHNLIYRARGRSYRELPLRLCEFGSVYRYEKSGVVHGLTRVRGMTQDDAHIYTTREQMADEIKSLLRFVLSVLRDFGLEDFYLELSTRDDSEKFIGDPAEWEEATEALRQVATESGLALKDDPGGAAFYGPKISVQAKDAIGRTWQLSTIQLDLNQPKRFGLEYQAADGSRQTPVMIHRALFGSVERFLGVLTEHYAGAFPPWLAPVQAVGIPIAEAHVPYLQDVAKRLRAAGIRVEVDAADDRMQKKIRNAQKAKVPFMLLAGDDDIANGAVSFRYRNGEQKNGVAVEEAIAEIVNAVERRVQV, encoded by the coding sequence GTGTCAGCCGAGCTACGCATCACCCTCGCCGGAGCCGAGCGTGTGGTCGCGGCCGGCACGACGGCCGGGGAGGCGCTGGAGGCCGACGGCCGCACCGTCATCGCCGCCAGGGTCAACGGCGAGGCCCGCGACCTGGCCCACCAGGTGGCCGACGGCGACGTGGTCGAGCCCGTCGAGATCTCCAGCGAAGAGGGCCGGGCGATCGTGCGCCACTCCACCGCGCACGTCATGGCACAGGCGGTGCAGGAGCTGTTCCCCGAGGCCAAGCTGGGCATCGGGCCGCCCGTCGAGAACGGGTTCTACTACGACTTCGACGTCGCCCAGGCGTTCAACCCCGACGACCTCAAGCGCATCGAGAAGCGCATGCGCGAGATCGTCAAGCAGGGGCAGCTCTTCTCCCGCCGGCCGGTCAGCGACGACGAGGCGCGCGAGGAGCTGGCGGCCGAGCCGTACAAGCTGGAGCTGATCGGGCTCAAGGGCGGCGCGGCCGAGGAGGAGAGCGTCGAGGTGGGGGCCGGGCAGCTCACCATCTACGACAACCTCGACGCCAAGAGCGGCGAGCTGTGCTGGAAGGACCTGTGCCGGGGCCCGCACGTGCCCTCCACCCGGTCCATCCCGGCGTTCAAGCTGATGCGCTCCGGCGGCGCGTACTGGCGGGGCAGCGAGAAGAACCCGCAGCTCCAGCGCATCTACGGCACCGCCTGGGAGTCCCGCGACAAGCAGGACGAGTATCTCAAGCTGCTCGAGGAGGCCGAGAAGCGCGACCACCGCAAGCTGGGCGCCGAGCTCGACCTGTTCAGCTTCCCGCCGGAGCTGGGCAGCGGCCTGCCGATCTTCCATCCCAAGGGCGGGATCATCCGCAAGGAGATGGAAGACTACATGCGCAGGCGGCAGGCCGAGGCGGGTTACGAGTTCGTCAACACGCCGCACCTGACCAAGAGCTCGCTCTTCGAGACCTCCGGTCACCTGCCGTGGTATGCCGACGACATGTTCCCCGCCTTCGAGCTTGATGGCACCGAATACCGCGTCAAGCCGATGAACTGCCCGATGCACAACCTGATCTACCGGGCGCGCGGGCGGTCCTACCGGGAGCTGCCGCTGCGGCTGTGCGAGTTCGGCTCCGTCTACCGCTACGAGAAGTCGGGCGTGGTGCACGGCCTGACCCGCGTGCGCGGCATGACGCAGGACGACGCGCACATCTACACCACCCGCGAGCAGATGGCCGACGAGATCAAGTCGCTGCTGCGGTTCGTGCTGAGCGTGCTGCGTGACTTCGGCCTGGAGGACTTCTACCTGGAGCTGTCCACCCGCGACGACTCCGAGAAGTTCATCGGCGACCCCGCCGAGTGGGAGGAGGCGACCGAGGCGCTGCGCCAGGTCGCCACCGAGTCCGGCCTGGCGCTCAAGGACGACCCGGGCGGCGCGGCCTTCTACGGCCCCAAGATCTCGGTGCAGGCCAAGGACGCCATCGGGCGCACCTGGCAGCTGTCCACCATCCAGCTCGACCTCAACCAGCCCAAGCGCTTCGGCCTCGAATACCAGGCGGCCGACGGCTCCCGGCAGACCCCGGTGATGATCCACCGGGCCCTGTTCGGCTCCGTCGAGCGCTTCCTCGGCGTGCTCACCGAGCACTACGCCGGCGCCTTCCCGCCCTGGCTGGCCCCGGTGCAGGCGGTGGGCATCCCGATCGCCGAGGCCCACGTGCCCTACCTGCAGGATGTCGCCAAGCGGCTGCGGGCCGCCGGGATCCGGGTCGAGGTCGACGCGGCCGACGACCGGATGCAGAAGAAGATCCGCAACGCGCAGAAGGCCAAGGTGCCCTTCATGCTGCTGGCGGGCGACGACGACATCGCCAACGGCGCGGTGTCCTTCCGCTACCGCAACGGGGAGCAGAAGAACGGCGTCGCGGTGGAGGAGGCGATCGCCGAGATCGTCAACGCCGTCGAGCGCCGCGTCCAGGTCTGA
- a CDS encoding glycoside hydrolase family 25 protein: MLQGIDVSNWQGTVDWAGHAEAGVAFAFAKATEGGDYTDKWFARNWNGMRESWIVCGAYHFARPKGDPVEQARHFLGVIRSAGGLRRGDLIALDLETNDGLRPEQVARYARRWCHHVERHTGVRPFIYTFQAFARGGHCAGLAEHPLWIASPESPRGNPPVPRPWREWTIHQYANSPIDRNLFHGTRQQLTKLGFDPR, encoded by the coding sequence GTGCTACAAGGCATCGATGTGTCGAACTGGCAGGGCACCGTCGACTGGGCCGGCCATGCGGAGGCGGGAGTGGCCTTCGCCTTCGCCAAGGCGACCGAGGGCGGTGACTACACCGACAAGTGGTTCGCGCGCAACTGGAACGGCATGCGCGAGAGCTGGATCGTCTGCGGCGCCTACCACTTCGCCCGGCCCAAGGGCGACCCCGTCGAGCAGGCACGGCACTTCCTGGGCGTGATCAGGTCGGCGGGCGGGCTGCGCCGCGGCGACCTGATCGCGCTCGACCTGGAGACCAACGACGGGCTGCGCCCCGAGCAGGTCGCCAGGTACGCCCGCCGCTGGTGCCACCACGTCGAGCGGCACACGGGCGTGCGGCCCTTCATCTACACCTTCCAGGCGTTCGCCCGCGGCGGGCACTGCGCCGGGCTGGCCGAACACCCTCTCTGGATCGCCAGCCCCGAGAGCCCGCGCGGCAACCCGCCGGTGCCCAGGCCCTGGCGCGAGTGGACGATCCACCAGTACGCCAACAGCCCGATCGACCGCAACCTCTTCCACGGGACCCGGCAGCAGCTGACAAAGCTGGGCTTTGACCCGCGATAG
- a CDS encoding TIGR03564 family F420-dependent LLM class oxidoreductase, with product MRYGCFLAEPQGSDAIGGLRDQIAQAVEDGFTSAWLSHIFGLDAITALTAAGVQAPPIELGTAVVPTYPRHPAALAQQAMTANAALGGRFALGIGLSHKVVIENMFGYSFERPGRHMKEYLDVLIPASRGEQVDFQGETLKANVRLTGPGAGFPVLVAALGPRMLKLAGTVADGTVLWMTGPKTVAEHIAPTIRAAAAEAGREAPRIVCALPISVTDDRAAAVARADEIFKVYGQLPSYRAMLDREGAATPGEAAIVGDEDTVLARLEELKQAGVTDFVGSTFANRERTRALLIGAAKG from the coding sequence ATGCGCTACGGATGTTTCCTCGCCGAACCTCAGGGATCCGACGCGATCGGCGGTCTGCGCGACCAGATCGCCCAGGCGGTGGAGGACGGCTTCACCTCCGCCTGGCTCTCCCACATCTTCGGGCTCGACGCCATCACCGCGCTGACCGCGGCCGGCGTCCAGGCCCCGCCCATCGAGCTGGGCACCGCCGTCGTGCCCACCTACCCGCGCCACCCCGCCGCGCTCGCCCAGCAGGCGATGACCGCCAACGCCGCGCTCGGCGGCAGGTTCGCGCTGGGCATCGGCCTGTCACACAAGGTCGTCATCGAGAACATGTTCGGCTACAGCTTCGAGCGTCCCGGCCGGCACATGAAGGAGTACCTCGACGTCCTGATCCCGGCCTCGCGGGGCGAGCAGGTGGACTTCCAGGGCGAGACGCTGAAGGCCAACGTGCGGCTCACCGGGCCGGGCGCGGGCTTCCCCGTGCTGGTCGCCGCGCTCGGCCCGCGCATGCTCAAGCTGGCCGGCACCGTGGCCGACGGCACCGTGCTCTGGATGACCGGGCCGAAGACGGTCGCCGAGCACATCGCGCCCACCATCAGGGCCGCCGCGGCCGAGGCGGGGCGCGAGGCGCCCAGGATCGTCTGCGCGCTGCCGATCAGCGTCACCGACGATCGCGCCGCGGCCGTCGCCAGAGCCGACGAGATCTTCAAGGTCTACGGCCAGCTCCCCTCCTACCGTGCCATGCTCGACAGGGAGGGGGCGGCCACGCCGGGTGAGGCGGCGATCGTCGGCGACGAGGACACCGTGCTGGCCAGGCTCGAGGAGCTGAAGCAGGCGGGGGTGACCGACTTCGTGGGCTCCACGTTCGCCAACCGGGAACGCACCCGGGCCCTGCTGATCGGCGCGGCGAAGGGTTGA
- the pgm gene encoding phosphoglucomutase (alpha-D-glucose-1,6-bisphosphate-dependent), with product MTHERAGQPARPSDLVDVARLVTSYYALHPDAGEVAQRVAFGTSGHRGSSLKSAFNEDHIVATSQAICEYRRSEGTDGPLFLGIDTHALSEPARVSALEVFAANDVEVLIDARDGYTPTPAVSHAILRHNRGRTSGLADGVVVTPSHNPPADGGFKYNPPHGGPADTDATGWIQDRANRLLHDGLKGVRRVPYPAALSRAGRYDFLGTYVDDLPSVVDLDAIRSAGVRIGADPLGGASVAYWGEIAERHGLALTVVNPLVDPTWRFMTLDWDGKIRMDCSSPYAMASLIAGRDTYDIATGNDADADRHGIVTPDGGLMNPNHYLAVAIDYLCTHRDAWPSDAGVGKTMVSSGIIDRVAESLSRRLYEVPVGFKWFVPGLLDGSLGFGGEESAGASFLRRDGSVWSTDKDGIILALLASEILAVTGRSPSARYRELVERFGEPAYARVDAPATREEKAVLGKLSAEQVTADTLAGEPVTAVQTSAPGNGAKLGGVKVSTRSAWFAARPSGTEDVYKIYAESFKGPDHLAEVQEEARSLVSAALR from the coding sequence ATGACGCATGAACGCGCGGGACAGCCCGCCAGGCCCTCCGACCTGGTCGACGTCGCCAGGCTGGTGACCTCCTACTACGCACTCCACCCCGACGCGGGCGAGGTGGCGCAGCGGGTGGCGTTCGGCACGTCCGGGCATCGCGGGTCGTCGCTGAAGTCGGCGTTCAACGAGGACCACATCGTGGCCACCAGCCAGGCCATCTGCGAGTACCGGCGCTCCGAGGGCACCGACGGGCCGCTGTTCCTGGGCATCGACACGCACGCGCTGTCGGAGCCCGCGCGGGTGTCGGCGCTGGAGGTGTTCGCGGCCAACGACGTCGAGGTGCTCATCGACGCGCGCGACGGCTACACCCCGACGCCCGCCGTCTCCCACGCGATCCTGCGGCACAACAGGGGCCGCACGAGCGGCCTGGCCGACGGCGTGGTCGTCACCCCGTCGCACAACCCGCCGGCCGACGGGGGCTTCAAGTACAACCCGCCGCACGGCGGCCCCGCCGACACCGACGCCACCGGGTGGATCCAGGACCGCGCCAACCGGCTGCTGCACGACGGGCTCAAGGGCGTGCGCCGGGTGCCGTACCCGGCGGCGCTGTCCCGGGCCGGGCGTTACGACTTCCTCGGTACGTACGTGGACGACCTGCCCTCGGTCGTCGACCTCGACGCGATCAGGTCGGCCGGCGTGCGGATCGGGGCCGACCCGCTGGGCGGGGCGAGCGTGGCCTACTGGGGCGAGATCGCCGAGCGGCACGGGCTGGCGCTGACCGTGGTCAACCCGCTGGTGGACCCGACGTGGCGGTTCATGACGCTCGACTGGGACGGCAAGATCCGGATGGACTGCTCGTCGCCGTACGCGATGGCCTCGCTCATCGCCGGCCGCGACACCTACGACATCGCCACCGGGAACGACGCCGACGCCGACAGGCACGGCATCGTCACCCCCGACGGCGGGCTGATGAACCCCAACCACTACCTCGCCGTCGCCATCGACTACCTCTGCACCCACCGCGACGCCTGGCCTTCCGACGCGGGCGTGGGCAAGACCATGGTCAGCAGCGGGATCATCGACCGGGTCGCCGAGTCGCTGTCGCGGCGGCTGTACGAGGTGCCGGTCGGGTTCAAGTGGTTCGTGCCGGGGCTGCTGGACGGCTCGCTCGGGTTCGGCGGCGAGGAGAGCGCGGGGGCGTCGTTCCTGCGCCGTGACGGCTCGGTGTGGTCCACCGACAAGGACGGCATCATCCTGGCGCTGCTGGCCTCGGAGATCCTGGCCGTGACCGGCCGCTCACCGAGCGCCCGTTACCGCGAGCTGGTCGAGCGGTTCGGCGAGCCCGCGTACGCGCGGGTGGACGCGCCGGCCACCCGGGAGGAGAAGGCCGTGCTCGGCAAGCTGTCGGCCGAGCAGGTGACGGCCGACACGCTGGCCGGCGAGCCCGTCACGGCGGTGCAGACGTCGGCGCCCGGCAACGGCGCCAAGCTGGGCGGGGTGAAGGTCTCCACGCGCAGCGCCTGGTTCGCGGCCCGGCCGTCGGGGACCGAGGACGTGTACAAGATCTACGCCGAGTCCTTCAAGGGCCCGGACCACCTGGCGGAGGTTCAGGAGGAGGCCCGCTCGCTGGTGTCGGCCGCTCTGCGCTGA